A single genomic interval of Helianthus annuus cultivar XRQ/B chromosome 6, HanXRQr2.0-SUNRISE, whole genome shotgun sequence harbors:
- the LOC110944464 gene encoding putative uncharacterized protein DDB_G0290521, with protein sequence MRAPPPAPAPAPTPAPAPTPAPAPGAQPIQGPPPPRPPIIRPTFTQTTPPPQPTPTPPPPQQPTPTPTPTPTPPQQPTPTPTPTPTQQPIPAPSLPRPTPTPARAISVVEPPTQPTPPPSSSPSGAVIGRTPPPLLRTATTTPVPSRAVSPPSSPPKTIKPLEQTPPRASSPPPRSLSPPKRTQLILSPPSSPPRAPLNQNTTPPEATSTMRPLSPLQLPSLNQKPYDEGTQEYTQKTMLVQETKEKPKTSATGFNARHIGGFHTHNNNATRKPETLKKHMDSEDAGKNIITIAGENKGAIMNITPSGDKKQDFGKNIHFNRNNPPNTLNNDGETDSDAKNKNQNSNSPLKTSFLNSNVQGVNNSILFNCSINHHDPGIHLTLSTKPDRDLDTGKRALL encoded by the coding sequence ATGCGCGCACCACCTCCTGCGCCCGCGCCTGCTCCTACGCCCGCACCTGCACCTACTCCTGCTCCTGCTCCGGGTGCGCAACCCATTCAAGGGCCCCCGCCACCAAGGCCACCCATTATTCGACCCACGTTTACCCAAACAACCCCTCCTCCCCAACCCACCCCTACCCCACCTCCACCTCAACAACCCACCCCTACCCCTACCCCTACCCCAACACCACCTCAACAACCCACCCCTACCCCTACCCCTACCCCTACCCAACAACCCATCCCAGCCCCATCTCTTCCACGACCTACCCCGACCCCGGCTCGAGCTATTAGTGTGGTGGAGCCACCAACACAGCcaactccaccaccatcatcctcaCCTTCCGGGGCAGTCATAGGACGTACCCCTCCACCACTGTTGAGAACTGCAACAACCACACCTGTCCCTAGTCGCGCCGTATCCCCACCATCCTCTCCACCTAAAACCATCAAACCACTTGAACAAACCCCACCACGAGCATCATCACCGCCACCACGATCGCTCTCTCCACCCAAGAGAACTCAACTTATTCTTTCACCGCCGTCCTCACCGCCTCGCGCTCCCTTAAACCAAAACACCACACCGCCTGAAGCAACATCCACCATGCGCCCTCTTTCCCCATTACAACTCCCTTCACTTAACCAGAAACCCTATGATGAAGGCACACAAGAATACACCCAAAAAACCATGCTTGTTCAAGAAACCAAAGAGAAACCCAAGACTTCCGCTACCGGTTTTAACGCTAGGCACATTGGTGGCTTCCATACTCATAACAACAACGCTACACGAAAACCCGAAACCCTCAAGAAACACATGGATTCAGAAGATGCAGGGAAGAATATCATAACCATTGCAGGTGAAAACAAAGGGGCGATTATGAACATAACTCCTTCTGGCGACAAAAAACAAGATTTTGGCAAAAACATACACTTCAATAGGAACAATCCTCCTAACACATTAAACAACGATGGCGAAACGGACTCAGATGCAAAGAACAAGAATCAAAATTCAAACTCACCTCTCAAGACATCATTCCTGAACAGTAATGTGCAAGGTGTTAACAATTCCATTCTCTTTAACTGCTCAATCAACCATCATGATCCTGGAATCCACCTCACCCTCTCCACAAAACCGGATCGTGATCTGGATACTGGGAAGCGAGCGTTACTCTGA